A genomic region of Cotesia glomerata isolate CgM1 linkage group LG9, MPM_Cglom_v2.3, whole genome shotgun sequence contains the following coding sequences:
- the LOC123271369 gene encoding uncharacterized protein LOC123271369 isoform X2 — MYFPKSIIIIAFLGIVAGEKNDDVDISSAFVEVANSFFSDESPGPNRFMNENNNGLAGFGQILTGLGNLMAGSSGNQNSKNQGGFDLSMLGPVLQMVASSAGNSNNNQQARKAGSDSEEGNGFDFEGMLNMASMFMGSRENRNAEGIMGLLPMILENLNSGESSNDHQKKHDHSAHSWYMPPILENAHILWDHFRNSELGQTLWKNSGLAHIVGSMSDSEGHIMYERILESFENPSARRRWIRSLTNFVAEWFSHISDPDIQSRYLTTAQFVVNSFLKSQGFPKSAVFDPARPSESLTRMINAGAKRYLNMNIDSAKYIRPAVAYVQDLIKLASEKGFIMSRVNAHELSNRLSDTINNDIVAPILKTYRAYKWALKSPKCATHILCVINQKPSDDNNKSVLRETIIKLSSFPAAWAISTKTNVSFWTLYGAIKENDQCFEKYPADCNDFHEEEIRVTTEAIHSEL; from the exons atgtattttccaaAGAGTATAATAATCATAGCTTTCCTGGGCATTGTTGCTGGTGAGAAGAATGATGATGTTGACATTTCTAGTGCATTCGTCGAAGTTGCCAATTCGTTTTTCTCTGATGAATCACCGGGGCCAAATAGGTTtatgaatgaaaataataat GGCTTAGCTGGATTCGGTCAAATTTTAACAGGCCTGGGGAACTTGATGGCAGGTTCATCAGGAAACCAAAACAGCAAAAATCAAGGAGGTTTTGATTTATCAATGCTCGGTCCTGTTTTACAGATGGTTGCTTCTTCGGCcggtaatagtaataataatcaacaGGCGAGAAAAGCGGGGTCTGATAGTGAAGAAGGAAATGGATTTGATTTCGAAGGAATGTTGAATATGGCCAGTATGTTTATGGGTTCACGTGAAAACAGAAATGCTGAAGGTATCATGGGATTGCTTCCGATGATATTGGAAAACTTAAACTCTGGTGAATCATCTAATGATCATCAAAAGAAACATGATCACTCAGCTCATTCATGGTACATGCCACCAATTCTCGAAAATGCACATATTCTGTGGGATCATTTCAg aaattctGAACTTGGACAAACACTGTGGAAAAATAGTGGGTTAGCTCACATTGTTGGTTCTATGAGCGATTCGGAAGGTCACATAATGTATGAACGGATTCTGGAAAGTTTTGAAAATCCAAGTGCTCGTCGGCGGTGGATAAGATCTCTAACAAACTTTGTGGCTGAATGGTTTTCACATATATCTGATCCTGATATTCAAAGTCGTTACCTGACAACTGCTCAATTCGTAGTCAATAGTTTCTTGAAATCCCAAGGATTTCCCAAGTCAGCAGTGTTCGACCCAGCAAGGCCTTCTGAGAGCCTTACTAGAATGATAAATGCCGGAGCGAAAAGATATCTAAACATGAATATAGATAGTGCTAAGTATATAAGACCTGCAGTGGCGTATGTTCAAGATTTAATAAAGCTAGCTTCTGAAAAAGGATTCATCATGTCCAGGGTAAATGCTCATGAACTCAGCAATCGTCTCAGTGAcactattaataatgatattgtAGCTCCAATTCTTAAG acTTACCGAGCGTACAAATGGGCACTAAAATCACCAAAATGCGCAACTCACATTTTATGCGTTATCAATCAAAAGCCGTCagatgacaataataaatcTGTCCTCCGAGAGACTATTATAAAACTTAGCAGTTTTCCAGCTGCGTGGGCAATTAGTACGAAAACAAACGTTAGCTTCTGGACACTTTATGGCGCTATTAAAGAAAATGATCAATGTTTC GAAAAGTATCCAGCTGACTGTAATGATTTCCATGAAGAAGAAATCCGAGTTACTACAGAAGCGATCCATAGCGAATTATAA
- the LOC123271369 gene encoding uncharacterized protein LOC123271369 isoform X1, producing MYFPKSIIIIAFLGIVAGEKNDDVDISSAFVEVANSFFSDESPGPNRFMNENNNQGLAGFGQILTGLGNLMAGSSGNQNSKNQGGFDLSMLGPVLQMVASSAGNSNNNQQARKAGSDSEEGNGFDFEGMLNMASMFMGSRENRNAEGIMGLLPMILENLNSGESSNDHQKKHDHSAHSWYMPPILENAHILWDHFRNSELGQTLWKNSGLAHIVGSMSDSEGHIMYERILESFENPSARRRWIRSLTNFVAEWFSHISDPDIQSRYLTTAQFVVNSFLKSQGFPKSAVFDPARPSESLTRMINAGAKRYLNMNIDSAKYIRPAVAYVQDLIKLASEKGFIMSRVNAHELSNRLSDTINNDIVAPILKTYRAYKWALKSPKCATHILCVINQKPSDDNNKSVLRETIIKLSSFPAAWAISTKTNVSFWTLYGAIKENDQCFEKYPADCNDFHEEEIRVTTEAIHSEL from the exons atgtattttccaaAGAGTATAATAATCATAGCTTTCCTGGGCATTGTTGCTGGTGAGAAGAATGATGATGTTGACATTTCTAGTGCATTCGTCGAAGTTGCCAATTCGTTTTTCTCTGATGAATCACCGGGGCCAAATAGGTTtatgaatgaaaataataat CAGGGCTTAGCTGGATTCGGTCAAATTTTAACAGGCCTGGGGAACTTGATGGCAGGTTCATCAGGAAACCAAAACAGCAAAAATCAAGGAGGTTTTGATTTATCAATGCTCGGTCCTGTTTTACAGATGGTTGCTTCTTCGGCcggtaatagtaataataatcaacaGGCGAGAAAAGCGGGGTCTGATAGTGAAGAAGGAAATGGATTTGATTTCGAAGGAATGTTGAATATGGCCAGTATGTTTATGGGTTCACGTGAAAACAGAAATGCTGAAGGTATCATGGGATTGCTTCCGATGATATTGGAAAACTTAAACTCTGGTGAATCATCTAATGATCATCAAAAGAAACATGATCACTCAGCTCATTCATGGTACATGCCACCAATTCTCGAAAATGCACATATTCTGTGGGATCATTTCAg aaattctGAACTTGGACAAACACTGTGGAAAAATAGTGGGTTAGCTCACATTGTTGGTTCTATGAGCGATTCGGAAGGTCACATAATGTATGAACGGATTCTGGAAAGTTTTGAAAATCCAAGTGCTCGTCGGCGGTGGATAAGATCTCTAACAAACTTTGTGGCTGAATGGTTTTCACATATATCTGATCCTGATATTCAAAGTCGTTACCTGACAACTGCTCAATTCGTAGTCAATAGTTTCTTGAAATCCCAAGGATTTCCCAAGTCAGCAGTGTTCGACCCAGCAAGGCCTTCTGAGAGCCTTACTAGAATGATAAATGCCGGAGCGAAAAGATATCTAAACATGAATATAGATAGTGCTAAGTATATAAGACCTGCAGTGGCGTATGTTCAAGATTTAATAAAGCTAGCTTCTGAAAAAGGATTCATCATGTCCAGGGTAAATGCTCATGAACTCAGCAATCGTCTCAGTGAcactattaataatgatattgtAGCTCCAATTCTTAAG acTTACCGAGCGTACAAATGGGCACTAAAATCACCAAAATGCGCAACTCACATTTTATGCGTTATCAATCAAAAGCCGTCagatgacaataataaatcTGTCCTCCGAGAGACTATTATAAAACTTAGCAGTTTTCCAGCTGCGTGGGCAATTAGTACGAAAACAAACGTTAGCTTCTGGACACTTTATGGCGCTATTAAAGAAAATGATCAATGTTTC GAAAAGTATCCAGCTGACTGTAATGATTTCCATGAAGAAGAAATCCGAGTTACTACAGAAGCGATCCATAGCGAATTATAA